The Candidatus Zixiibacteriota bacterium genome contains a region encoding:
- a CDS encoding dockerin type I domain-containing protein, whose protein sequence is MNPAQKSLRFSKALAVAFFLTAALILPALAVSPASHSTAVAPDIRGDLNLNGIPYEIGDADIYAEYFVIGLAAFTINLEAQIAQSDVNRDEITLSCADYLELLRIMKDSALPASVPPDAPAGIIAGEKGIYDNSLTLWGWFDHNKISRMKLYFSVTDRFCDFWLFPASGQMLEESRYVICNVIDVDLNDPQFTFPANSLTRFLLMGCFHDPISFYMAVAYDSTGKMYNLVPGPFDLGDVNLNGLPYELADFIMMRDFIIYGDSVLIFSPREQIMASEIDNDKVPMTLNDLTYMARVIGGEMVPGETIDSPITGQLAFLLSAGKIDIGGGFDSPAGAMQIKYYAPGIGAYSIMPGPAISSMEISYDIVHDTLDILIYSSGTGKISGPPDNIMQITFSGTPPTFDTVYAAGYKAEKVLLNLDICDNLPGDCDGRRGINIRDITYLINYLYKVGPAPLPQPVMSGDANCNCTVNIQDITLLINYLYRRGDPPCSCAAWRLGC, encoded by the coding sequence ATGAACCCCGCCCAGAAATCCCTTAGGTTTTCCAAAGCCCTTGCGGTCGCTTTTTTCCTGACCGCGGCTTTGATTTTGCCCGCCTTGGCCGTTTCACCGGCTTCACACTCTACGGCTGTAGCTCCCGATATAAGGGGCGATCTGAATCTCAACGGCATACCGTACGAAATTGGCGACGCCGATATCTATGCCGAGTATTTTGTAATCGGCCTGGCGGCGTTTACGATTAATCTTGAGGCCCAGATTGCCCAGTCGGATGTCAACCGGGACGAAATAACCCTCTCTTGCGCTGATTATCTTGAATTGCTGCGGATAATGAAAGACAGCGCTCTTCCGGCCAGCGTTCCGCCTGATGCCCCGGCCGGGATTATTGCCGGGGAAAAAGGAATTTATGACAACAGTTTGACCCTTTGGGGTTGGTTCGACCACAACAAGATATCGAGGATGAAACTCTATTTTTCGGTTACCGACCGATTTTGCGATTTCTGGCTTTTTCCGGCCTCGGGACAAATGCTCGAGGAGAGTCGCTATGTTATCTGCAATGTGATTGATGTGGATCTGAATGACCCACAATTTACTTTCCCGGCCAACAGTCTGACAAGATTCCTGCTGATGGGATGTTTTCATGACCCCATTTCTTTTTATATGGCGGTGGCTTATGATTCCACCGGTAAGATGTATAACCTGGTTCCCGGCCCGTTCGATCTCGGTGACGTGAATTTGAACGGCTTGCCTTACGAACTGGCTGATTTTATCATGATGCGCGATTTCATAATTTATGGCGACTCGGTCTTGATATTCTCCCCGCGCGAGCAGATAATGGCTTCCGAAATTGACAACGACAAAGTCCCGATGACCCTGAACGACCTGACTTATATGGCGCGGGTTATCGGTGGAGAGATGGTTCCCGGCGAAACTATTGACTCGCCCATTACCGGCCAGCTGGCCTTTTTATTGTCGGCGGGAAAGATTGATATCGGCGGGGGATTTGACAGTCCGGCAGGGGCGATGCAAATCAAGTATTATGCGCCCGGAATCGGCGCTTATTCGATTATGCCCGGCCCGGCAATTTCCTCCATGGAGATAAGCTATGACATTGTCCATGATACGCTCGATATTCTGATTTATAGTTCAGGTACCGGAAAGATATCGGGCCCGCCCGACAATATCATGCAGATAACATTCAGTGGCACTCCTCCCACTTTCGATACTGTTTATGCCGCCGGATACAAAGCGGAGAAGGTCCTCCTCAACCTCGATATTTGCGATAATCTGCCGGGCGACTGCGATGGGCGGAGGGGAATAAATATCAGAGATATAACCTATCTGATCAATTACCTGTATAAAGTGGGCCCGGCGCCGTTGCCGCAACCGGTCAT